One genomic window of Azospirillum thermophilum includes the following:
- a CDS encoding TRAP transporter substrate-binding protein yields MELKTLARRLAGTVAVLTALLALPAAAEELKAGYSLPATSHYGVGVTAMAEELAKLSSGKWTVKQFPANALGGEREMVEGAQIGTVDIVATSSGPVGNFVPDTLITDIPFLFKSYEHAHAVLDGPIGQAILDQFPKHGLIALAWGENGFRNLTNAKRPVRTPADAKGLKIRTMENQVHMTAFKTLGVLPTPMAFPELFTAMQQGTVDGQENPIGVILGAKFSQVQKYLTVSQHVYSPALIILSPSVWNKLNDQEKGWFKQAALAGAKAMRKKAEDDAANGIEELKRQGMEVVTDVDVAAFQEALKPAYAEYARKFGQDKIDAIRNYRF; encoded by the coding sequence ATGGAGCTGAAGACGCTTGCCCGCAGGCTGGCCGGAACCGTCGCCGTTCTGACCGCCCTGCTGGCCCTGCCCGCCGCCGCGGAGGAGCTGAAGGCCGGCTACTCGCTGCCCGCCACCTCCCACTACGGCGTCGGCGTCACCGCGATGGCGGAGGAGCTGGCGAAGCTGTCCAGCGGAAAATGGACGGTGAAGCAGTTCCCGGCCAACGCGCTGGGCGGCGAGCGCGAGATGGTGGAAGGCGCGCAGATCGGCACGGTGGACATCGTCGCCACCTCCTCCGGCCCGGTCGGCAACTTCGTTCCCGACACGCTGATCACCGACATCCCGTTCCTGTTCAAGAGCTACGAGCACGCCCATGCCGTGCTGGACGGTCCGATCGGGCAGGCGATCCTCGACCAGTTCCCCAAGCACGGGCTGATCGCGCTGGCCTGGGGCGAGAACGGCTTCCGCAATCTGACCAACGCCAAGCGGCCGGTGAGGACCCCGGCCGACGCCAAGGGCCTGAAGATCCGCACCATGGAGAACCAGGTGCACATGACGGCCTTCAAGACGCTGGGCGTGCTGCCGACCCCCATGGCCTTTCCGGAGCTGTTCACCGCCATGCAGCAGGGCACGGTGGACGGCCAGGAGAACCCGATCGGCGTGATCCTCGGCGCCAAGTTCTCGCAGGTGCAGAAGTACCTGACGGTGTCGCAGCACGTCTATTCGCCGGCCCTGATCATCCTGTCGCCCTCGGTGTGGAACAAGCTGAACGACCAGGAGAAGGGCTGGTTCAAGCAGGCCGCGCTGGCCGGCGCCAAGGCCATGCGCAAGAAGGCCGAGGACGACGCCGCCAACGGCATCGAGGAGCTGAAGCGCCAGGGCATGGAGGTGGTCACCGACGTCGACGTCGCCGCCTTCCAGGAGGCGCTGAAGCCGGCCTATGCCGAGTACGCCAGGAAGTTCGGCCAGGACAAGATCGACGCCATCCGGAACTACAGGTTCTGA
- a CDS encoding TRAP transporter small permease produces MLTALSAFESFLMRWTLRVAMALLVLAAFISLWQVATRFLFEEPSTWSEVAARSLDIWMVYLGVAVAFRTGSLMAVEFLMNRLHGTAKAVLLVAVAGLSLGVLSVMLWYGWEMALRVRFQMLAGVENPFTGEGISIALVYAAVPVGAALAIVGVLARAAEEIATALHHRRLTETSRHEIYEV; encoded by the coding sequence ATGCTGACAGCCCTTTCGGCCTTCGAATCCTTCCTGATGCGCTGGACGCTGCGGGTGGCGATGGCTCTGCTGGTGCTCGCCGCCTTCATCTCGCTCTGGCAGGTGGCGACGCGCTTCCTGTTCGAGGAACCCTCCACCTGGTCGGAGGTGGCGGCGCGGTCGCTCGACATCTGGATGGTCTATCTCGGCGTCGCCGTCGCCTTCCGCACCGGCTCGCTGATGGCGGTCGAGTTCCTGATGAACCGGCTGCACGGCACGGCCAAGGCGGTGCTGCTGGTGGCCGTCGCCGGCCTGTCGTTGGGCGTCCTGTCGGTGATGCTGTGGTACGGCTGGGAGATGGCGCTGCGCGTCCGCTTCCAGATGCTGGCGGGCGTCGAGAACCCGTTCACCGGCGAGGGCATCTCCATCGCCCTGGTCTATGCCGCGGTGCCGGTCGGCGCGGCGCTGGCCATCGTCGGCGTGCTGGCCCGCGCCGCCGAGGAGATCGCGACGGCGCTGCATCACCGCCGCCTGACCGAAACGTCGCGCCACGAGATCTACGAGGTCTGA
- a CDS encoding TRAP transporter large permease produces MTSFMLLVMVGLFALSVPIAVAVAAASIGGIAVFTSMPLIVVAQKLVTTIDSFPLMAVPFFILAGNLMEAGGISHRLVDFAKAVVGNVQGGLACSCVLTCMIFASVSGSSVATTFAIGSIIIPAMIRHRYPAEFAAALQATSAELGVIIPPSIPMILYGVSAEVSIGELFAAGIGPGLLIGGALTVFVYITCKLNGWGRQDGDGNLGFVKATERAALALLMPVIIIGGIYQGVFTPTEASVVAVFYAAIVGMGVYRAIGLTDLGPILKKSVLSSAIIMFIIAAAGLFSFLITRAGVPAAIGAWIAETFGSGAAFLLAVNLFLFIVGMFVETSAAIIVLAPILAPVAVHFGIDPVHFGLIMVVNLALGMVTPPFGVNLFAACQVAGLSLERIVGRLIPFVLVVFACLMVITYVPAVTLFFRNLVY; encoded by the coding sequence ATGACGAGCTTCATGCTGCTGGTCATGGTGGGCCTCTTCGCGCTCAGCGTGCCGATCGCCGTCGCCGTCGCGGCGGCCAGCATCGGCGGCATCGCCGTCTTCACCAGCATGCCGCTGATCGTGGTGGCGCAGAAGCTGGTGACGACCATCGACAGCTTCCCGCTGATGGCGGTGCCCTTCTTCATCCTGGCCGGCAACCTGATGGAGGCCGGCGGCATCTCGCACCGGCTGGTCGATTTCGCCAAGGCGGTGGTCGGCAACGTGCAGGGCGGCCTCGCCTGCTCCTGCGTGCTGACCTGCATGATCTTCGCCTCGGTCTCGGGGTCGAGCGTGGCGACGACCTTCGCCATCGGCTCGATCATCATCCCGGCGATGATCCGGCATCGCTACCCGGCGGAGTTCGCCGCGGCGCTCCAGGCCACCTCGGCCGAGCTGGGGGTGATCATCCCGCCGTCGATCCCGATGATCCTCTACGGCGTGTCGGCGGAGGTGTCGATCGGCGAGCTGTTCGCCGCCGGCATCGGGCCGGGCCTGCTGATCGGCGGGGCGCTGACCGTCTTCGTCTATATCACCTGCAAGCTGAACGGCTGGGGCAGGCAGGACGGCGACGGCAACCTCGGCTTCGTCAAGGCGACGGAGCGGGCGGCACTGGCCCTGCTGATGCCGGTCATCATCATCGGCGGCATCTACCAGGGCGTCTTCACCCCGACCGAGGCGTCGGTGGTCGCCGTCTTCTACGCCGCCATCGTCGGCATGGGCGTCTACCGCGCCATCGGCCTGACCGACCTCGGGCCGATCCTGAAGAAGTCGGTGCTGTCGTCGGCGATCATCATGTTCATCATCGCCGCCGCCGGGCTGTTCAGCTTCCTGATCACGCGGGCCGGCGTGCCGGCCGCCATCGGCGCCTGGATCGCGGAGACCTTCGGCAGCGGGGCCGCCTTCCTGCTGGCGGTGAACCTGTTCCTCTTCATCGTCGGGATGTTCGTCGAGACCTCCGCCGCCATCATCGTGCTGGCGCCCATCCTGGCGCCGGTGGCCGTCCATTTCGGCATCGACCCGGTGCATTTCGGCCTGATCATGGTGGTCAACCTCGCGCTGGGCATGGTGACGCCGCCCTTCGGCGTGAACCTGTTCGCCGCCTGCCAGGTGGCGGGGCTGAGTCTGGAGCGGATCGTCGGCCGGCTGATCCCCTTCGTGCTGGTGGTCTTCGCCTGCCTGATGGTCATCACCTACGTCCCGGCGGTCACGCTGTTCTTCCGCAACCTTGTCTATTGA